In Pelodiscus sinensis isolate JC-2024 chromosome 19, ASM4963464v1, whole genome shotgun sequence, the DNA window cccccagagggagggagcaggtaaCAGGAGCAGCTGGGTCAAATCTCAGGGGCATTGAACCTCATGCACCAAGTCTCAGTGCCACTCCTATTTAGGTGGGCCAAGCTCTTTAACCAAAATCCAGGCCTGCCTTCCCGGGATGGGCGCTGTCGAGGCTCTGGCAGTCCCTTTGGGCTCTAGCTGGCCCCAGGGCTCCTCTCGCCCACGGCTGAGCAGCGCCAGggtcagtgggggcagatggcgcATCCCGCTCCACCTTCCTGACCCCCCTGGCGCGGAGATCTGGGAGGGGCCGCGCTGGCCCGCCAGGAAGGCGCAGAACAACCTGAGCTCTGTTTATTTGCCTCTCGCTTTGCTCTTGCTCCGTCCCGCTCCGCTCGCCTGGGCTCTGCGCGCGCGGCAGGAACGGCTGCGGCCGCGCGGCTCCTCGCCCTGGTATGTCGGCACATTTCTGCGGCGCGGCCCGGCGCTGCGTTCCACGCGCTGCCCTGGAATGTAGCGGCACCTCTCGTTTTATGAATGACTCTATTCATGGGGCCCCTCCCACCGCCgcatgcccctcccctttcccctggaATGTCTGGAAAGGTGCCACCCTCGCTATTGGCCGGCCAAGGCCGGTGGGCGGGGCGCTGCCGGTGGGTGCTATAAATGAGGAGGCAAAAGAGGGCTCGCGGAGGCATTAGACGGGGCCGGTGGGAGAGGCACGTGGGAGTTGCCAGGTGGGGGCTTGCTGGCTACGCGGACCGGCTGTGACTGTTCCCCTGGGCGCCCTCTGTGCAGCTCTTCCTCTGGCCGGCTCCAGCCCGCGATGGACCAGGGGTCTCTGCTCAGCTTTGCTTTCCTGCTGAGCGTCGCTCTGGTGAGTGGGGGAACCTGCCGGCTTCGGCTCCGCCCGTGGCTAGACCCTCGGCTGCTGTCAATCCGTCCTCCCGTTGACCTGTCTGAGCCCGTTCCCGtacagggcagagccgggggagccTTGCTGATCTCCACCCCTCCGAGGAGCTGGGTCCAGCTGAGAGCAGGCACTGCCCGCAAACCGGACTACTAGCTACTGACCCCATCCCTTCCGCTGTCCAACTTGGGGCTtctgattttgggggggggggggggaggttctccTAGCAGTGGGAGTGACACCGGTTTGCGCTAGCTGAAGATCCGGCTTTCTGCGCTCACTCCCTCTGGTGTGAACCCGCAGTCACTTCCTGAGCTGTTGCAGTGGATTTACACGCGTGTAAACAAAAGATTAGGAGTAACTCCAGTGGGACTTGAAAGCAGAATTTGACGCGGATGGGTCTTTCTTTGTTCTTTTATATCTATTACTTCCCGGACTCCATATCTCTTCTCTGCCTCAGCTCTGTGGAGTTTAGTGACTTTGATCCTGGCTGGAGTTTGAGGTTTatttaggtgggggagggggcggggggaatgcaGACCCTGTGAGACACGTAGCTGCACCTAGGAAACTATTTTGGTGCCACCTTCTATAAAAAGAGGACTGGTTCATCCAACCCAAAATAGTCCCTTCTTTGATGTGCTGCCCAGCGTGTCTactcatgggggtggggagaatgttTGGACTCGGCTTGTCTATTTAAAACCTGGAAAACATTTTTGTAGGACCTACAAAAAtgttcttctttcccttcccctccaaccCCAGGGTCTCCAGTCCAAACCAGCTGTGACTCGTTTTTTTTCTAGGTCCGTCAAAACACTCTCCCTCATCCGTGGGGTTTCTTTGCCTGTAGGTGGCGTGTCGTTGCCCTCTGCAGTGTCTCTGCCCCACCAAGCCACCCCACTGTGCTCCGGGGGTCAGCATGGTACCTGATGGCTGCGGGTGCTGCCAAGTCTGTGCCAGGCAGCTGAATGATGACTGCAGTAAGCACTGGCCCTGTGACCCccacagggggctggagtgcaacTTTGGGGCAGACCCCTTGGCCAGCAGGGGCATCTGTCGGGGTAAGAAGAGTGCTGGGACTGGCATGGAGGGGCATGTCCTCATTTACTCTGGATgttttgggtggggagggcttGTCTTCCAGATCATCAGGGGGCAAATAACCACCCCCATCTAAGCTCTTGACAGTCCTTCCAGCCCACAAGGGTGAGAGGAACCTTCCCACCCCAGTTCTTGCTAATCAGAGGATCATTGGGGGAGGATTATAGAGACAGtgacctcctctctccctccctgctccccccccaccagtcccacagatctagcccctgccctagcctagGAAAGGCATCAGTTGGGTACCTAAttggtgagggggtggagggaggtgtcTACCTGACTGACATCCCCTTCAGGTTTGCCCCAACCCCAACAGTGCTGCTCTGAGAAGGGGTGAttccttggggagggggggaggctgcaaCAGACTGGGATAGCTCAAGAGCTGATGAAGAGGGAATTTGGGGAATAATttatccaaccccccccccccccagtacgtTGTCCGGAGCTGAAGGCACCTCCCACCTGTGGGGCTTTCCCATGGccggggcagcagggagaggaccCAGCTGACTGAGGAGGTGTCTCCTGCTGATCTGGGTATAGCTGGTGTCTTCATACAGCCCGCCCGAGGAAGGAATGTGCTGCCTCTTGCCCATTAAGGGAACTCCGAGGACCTCCAGCTTGGGGCATTCCAGGGCTAAATGGGGaacccctctcccagcagggatCTCAAGCTCCCGCCCTCTTGGCTTcaagggagagggggctgggctggaggaggtgTCTGTGGGGTGGGCTGTTCCAGGGACATTGGAatggagggggagcccaggacaCTGGCTGGAGGGCCCATGTGTGAGCGTGAAGGTTTGTTGCCCCCCCTCtgtgcctgctccttcccctgccccatcccagtcCATCTGGGGCTGAGAAGGGGCGTCTCTGCCCCCTCCTTGGGATGGGATTCTAGATTTCAGAGGGAGCTTGTGCCACTGATGCTTTGCCAGCCCCAGCGACTGACACTTCCTCCCCCTGCTACGAATAGAGCCTGGAAGTGGTTGGCGACAGCGGGGCAGGTGGGGAGTGGGTCCATGCCAGCCCCACGGGATTGGTGGGGGGTTAGTGCCAGTCCCACAGGAGTCCATGATGGGTGTAAATGGGGAACGGAGCCCCCCCACCCACTGAGCTTATACTGGCGGAGATGGGGACTGTGCTCTGTGTCCCGAAGACCCATCTCCAAAATGTTGATGCTTTCCCGAGAGCCCCCTGCCATGCTGGAGCCAAGGGCAGGAGGCCGATCTGTGTCTCAGCCACGTGTGTGTCATTAATACCCTGGGGAGAGGCTGGTGGTGGCTGGCTCAAGAGTTGACAGGTCACATGGGGAAACTGGCTGCTTGTCTTGGGTTCAGCCCCCTCGTGCATTGGAAggaggcagcacagcagagagCCAGCCAGCGGCCCTTTAAAGTATGGGGAGACGGCAGAGCAAGGGTGTCTGTCCGGCCtcccccccgctgggctggggtCGGGGCATCACTGGCCTGTCTCTGTGTCTGCCCCCCAGCTTAGATCCATTATTGCCCGAGTGTGGAGGGGGAAGCTGAAGCTGTTAGCTCAGGAATGCATCCAGGAGAGTGAAAAGCCGGGCTGGGGACCCAGATCCCTCTGGGGATTGTCCGTTTGCCCCTCCACCCTTGGaaatctgccccagccctgtctctGGGGGAGGCAGGATTTTTCCACCTGGTCCCAGCAGACTGGGAGCTGGATCCAGCACTAGgttctctgttttttgtttttgctgctgTTGCAACACGATCCATTCCTGGCCCTTGGGATCCCGTCCCACATCCTGTTTTCCGGAGCTATTTAAAGCTGGGCTCCTCTCTCTGAAATCTCCCCCTCTGAGCCTGGAGGGGGAACAGCagcctcagcgcccccccccccccaactcttggTTCTGGCCCCAGGAATGCTGCTGTCTAAGGATGAAGGATCTGGacagcctcaccccccccccaaaggtcCAGCCAAGTCCTTCTCCCCCCAATGTCACTCACAtcagctgctcccattggtcacctGGACCTGGGATGCTCTGGGGATGGGCTGTGAATTCCCTTAGTGAGGTTCCTTTCTTATTTTGGGGGGCACCATAGTCACCACCCTCAAAGGGACCCCATCTCCAGCCATGGACCTCTGGTGGGAATGGCCCAGTCCTGAGCCATGATGTGCCCCCCTGAAGGGCTTGAACCCCAAGTCCTCTCTACCCCAGTGCAGAATGCCCCTCACCCCAAGCCTCTTCTGTTCACATCGGATGCCTGCATAAGCAGTCCCGGCTGAGCTTAGGTCTAGTCTGCCCCAGAAAGACATGGGCAGGATGGGCAGCTGTGCCTAGACGCtgaccccctccccatcctgcatGGTGCAGCCGGCACTGCAGGTTGTCTCGGCCCCTCTGAGCTGCCGAGTACCCAGGGCTTCTGGCTGCTCTGGGCCCACAATGCCAAGGCCAGCATGTGGCTGAGATGGAGTCGGGCAGACCAGCAGCGGGTTCCTAGGATGTCTGGCTCTCGACACGAGTGGGGTGGGGGCCCCTCTAGGCCAGCTGACTTACGAGCCCCTGGGGGGCCTTGCTGTGTCCTCAGCCAAACAGGAAGGCCGGACCTGCGAATACAACGGGCGGATCTACCAGAACGGGGAGAACTTCCAGCCAAGCTGCAAGCACCAGTGCAGCTGCATTGATGGTGCCGtgggctgcctgcccctctgtCCCCTGGAGTTGCCGCTGgcctccctccactgccctgaCCCACACCTGCTCCAAGTGCCAGGCCAGTGCTGCAAGAAGTTTGTGTGCAGCAAGGGGTCCAAGCGGTTCGGGGAGGTCTCCTTCGAGGGTGGGGAGACCAACAGCAATGAGCTTGTCTATGTGGGCAAGGACAGCCACTGGAAGAACCTGCCGGGTGAGTGCATGAGGGGCTGGGCACCAGataaagggctggggaggggttcGAGTCCTGCCCACCTTGGACACCAGGATGAGCCGCTGGAGCTAGGCAGGAAGTGGTGGGGGCAGTGAGAACCTCtgggctacgtccagactggcatgattttccggaaatgcttttaatggaaaagttttccgttaaaagcattttcggaaaagcgcgtctagattggcaggtcgcttttccacaaaagcactttttgcagaaaagcgtccgtggccaatctagacgcgctctctgcaaaaaagccccgatcgccttttttgtggaaaacaaatctctgctgtctacactggcccttgtgtgcaaaagtttttcggaaaaagacttttgcccgaacgggagcagcatagtatttccgcaaaaacactgacaatcttacatgagatcgtcagtgcttttgcggacattcaagcggccagtgtagacagctggcaagtttttccggaaaaagtggccagtctagacacagccctgctgtataAAGGCACTGTCAGCAGCTAGTGCCAAACTCAAGTCTGATGCACCCTCCTTGGGGGGGTGGCTagcaatgccccctccccccacactggccaactcctcctctgtctcactctctctcccacCTGTACAAAGCTTCCTTAGCTGGCAACAGGGCTCTGCAATCATGGGGGAGAGCGGATCAAGGCACAGCCAGAGCCTGTTGCGCTGTGACTGTCTCTGCTCCCCAGGGCCCAGAGGGGCCAGAGTGTAAATCAGAGCAGTCTCTAGGCTGCTCTAAGtgcacctccagggctggactgGAGGCTCTCTGGGCCTCCAGCCCTAGCCTCCTTGCAGGGATTAGGTATGTGTATCTGCACCCATCTAATGTGGGACCCTGCTGGCCACACTGGTCATAGAGCTGGAGGCTAGTCCCTG includes these proteins:
- the LOC102459093 gene encoding CCN family member 1-like isoform X1; translation: MDQGSLLSFAFLLSVALVACRCPLQCLCPTKPPHCAPGVSMVPDGCGCCQVCARQLNDDCSKHWPCDPHRGLECNFGADPLASRGICRAKQEGRTCEYNGRIYQNGENFQPSCKHQCSCIDGAVGCLPLCPLELPLASLHCPDPHLLQVPGQCCKKFVCSKGSKRFGEVSFEGGETNSNELVYVGKDSHWKNLPVWQPLFKPHSVLRKCITQTTDWSPCSKTCGLGASTRVTNDNPQCKLAKETQLCQIRPCSQPDFTKLKKGRKCLRTHKAEEPVHYTYAGCKSLRKYRPSYCGSCLDGRCCVPLRTRTLAVPFRCPDGDSFTRSVMVIHSCQCGPAHCQPLNEAAMHPQHRLDGDTHKFLE